One Bacteroidota bacterium genomic window carries:
- a CDS encoding pyruvate dehydrogenase complex E1 component subunit beta: MAEMQFREALRAAMVEEMRRDERVFLMGEEVAEYNGAYKVSQGMLEEFGAKRVIDTPISELGFAGIGVGAAMVGLRPIVEFMTWNFSLVGIDQIINNAAKMYQMSGGQFHVPIVFRGASQSAGQLAATHSQAFENWFANCPGLKVVSCATPRDAKGLLKSAIRDDDPVLVMESEQMYGWKGEVPEDTEFLIPIGVAEIKRPGNDVTLVTFGKMVHVALEAATILQAEGIDVEVIDLRSLRPIDYDTVINSVKRTNRCVFLEESWPLAGFAGELTYMIQRLAFDYLDSPVIRVTTADTPLPYAPTLIAEWLPNPKRVIDAIKQTMYLL; the protein is encoded by the coding sequence ATGGCAGAAATGCAATTCAGAGAGGCACTCCGTGCAGCCATGGTCGAGGAAATGCGCCGCGATGAGCGTGTTTTTTTGATGGGTGAGGAAGTTGCTGAATACAATGGCGCCTACAAGGTCAGCCAAGGCATGTTGGAGGAGTTTGGCGCGAAGCGTGTGATCGACACGCCGATTTCCGAGCTCGGCTTTGCCGGTATTGGTGTAGGAGCCGCCATGGTGGGCCTGCGTCCGATCGTCGAGTTCATGACCTGGAACTTTTCCCTCGTGGGAATCGATCAGATCATCAACAATGCGGCTAAGATGTACCAAATGAGCGGCGGGCAATTTCATGTGCCCATCGTTTTCCGTGGTGCAAGCCAAAGTGCAGGCCAATTGGCAGCTACGCACAGCCAAGCCTTTGAAAACTGGTTTGCCAACTGCCCAGGCTTGAAAGTGGTTTCCTGCGCGACCCCGCGTGATGCAAAAGGCCTGCTCAAATCCGCCATCCGCGACGATGATCCGGTGTTGGTGATGGAAAGCGAGCAGATGTATGGCTGGAAAGGCGAGGTCCCCGAGGATACCGAATTTCTGATCCCCATCGGCGTCGCCGAGATCAAACGTCCCGGCAACGACGTGACGCTTGTGACCTTTGGCAAGATGGTGCACGTGGCTTTGGAAGCTGCTACGATTTTGCAGGCAGAAGGCATTGACGTCGAAGTCATTGACTTGCGCAGCTTGCGCCCGATCGATTATGACACCGTCATCAATTCGGTCAAAAGAACCAATCGTTGCGTCTTTTTGGAAGAAAGCTGGCCATTGGCTGGATTTGCTGGCGAATTGACGTATATGATTCAGCGTCTGGCATTTGACTATCTGGATTCACCCGTGATCCGTGTCACGACTGCCGACACCCCGTTGCCTTATGCGCCGACCCTCATCGCCGAATGGTTGCCCAACCCCAAGCGTGTGATCGATGCCATCAAGCAGACGATGTATTTGCTCTAA
- a CDS encoding SDR family NAD(P)-dependent oxidoreductase, whose translation MRASVESAIDWTLQTVASIDFLINNAGFGYFSPIESFDIAQFERMMDVNVKGTFLVTRAAVPQLKKQRGGHIVNISSIAGKVGMPQGEGYNASKFAVAGLTDCLFQELRKDGIKVTTVFPGSTATHFFDEIPGFVANDKMLDPDELAFSIVHVLDTSPNYLIREIEIRPLNSK comes from the coding sequence ATGCGAGCTTCGGTCGAATCAGCCATCGATTGGACCCTACAAACCGTCGCCTCCATCGATTTTCTCATCAACAATGCGGGTTTTGGCTACTTCAGCCCCATCGAATCCTTTGACATCGCGCAGTTCGAACGAATGATGGATGTGAATGTCAAAGGGACATTTTTGGTGACCCGAGCGGCTGTTCCGCAACTGAAAAAACAGCGTGGCGGCCATATCGTGAACATTTCAAGCATCGCGGGCAAGGTTGGAATGCCGCAGGGAGAGGGTTACAATGCCAGTAAATTTGCGGTTGCGGGGCTAACAGATTGCCTTTTTCAAGAGCTACGGAAAGACGGCATCAAGGTCACCACCGTATTCCCAGGATCCACGGCGACACATTTTTTTGATGAGATTCCGGGCTTTGTGGCCAATGACAAGATGCTCGATCCCGACGAATTGGCGTTTTCGATCGTGCATGTTCTGGATACTTCGCCCAATTATTTGATCCGGGAAATTGAGATTCGTCCCTTGAACAGCAAGTGA
- a CDS encoding Bax inhibitor-1/YccA family protein — protein MAPGKTANAFITRVFTIMAFGLGITGLVSWLFATKYLGTMQDAAIFFGGPMRWVVMLAPLAFVLVLSFGIQRLSYPVATAIFIAYAAVMGVSLSSIFFIYSIGTIFQVFLMASVTFGLMALVGATTKVDLTKFGSILMFALIGLIVVSLLNWIFQSSMLDFIISGVGVLIFAGLTAFDTQKLLRIGQNAEAGLESTNKMALMGALALYLDFVNLFLFLLRLFGGNRN, from the coding sequence ATGGCCCCCGGAAAAACGGCCAACGCTTTTATCACACGCGTGTTTACGATCATGGCCTTCGGCCTCGGTATCACCGGGTTGGTGTCATGGTTGTTTGCGACCAAGTATCTGGGCACGATGCAAGATGCTGCCATATTCTTTGGCGGTCCGATGCGTTGGGTAGTGATGTTGGCGCCTTTGGCCTTTGTCTTGGTGCTTTCTTTTGGTATCCAACGGCTGAGCTATCCAGTTGCAACGGCCATTTTCATTGCGTATGCCGCAGTGATGGGGGTTTCACTTTCCTCGATCTTTTTCATTTATTCGATCGGAACGATCTTTCAGGTGTTTCTGATGGCTTCGGTCACCTTCGGATTGATGGCGCTCGTGGGTGCGACAACCAAGGTGGACTTGACCAAATTCGGATCGATTCTGATGTTTGCCTTGATCGGCTTGATCGTGGTTTCGCTTCTGAACTGGATCTTCCAATCCTCCATGTTGGACTTCATCATCAGTGGCGTGGGCGTGCTGATCTTTGCTGGTTTGACCGCATTTGATACACAGAAACTGCTCCGTATCGGTCAAAATGCAGAAGCAGGCTTGGAAAGCACCAACAAAATGGCCTTGATGGGTGCCTTGGCACTGTATCTTGACTTCGTGAACTTGTTCCTTTTCTTGCTGCGTTTGTTCGGAGGAAATCGGAACTAA